One genomic segment of Trichococcus shcherbakoviae includes these proteins:
- a CDS encoding carbohydrate kinase, which translates to MRRVYTIGEILIDFFPSEIGVPLKEVSGFTKQPGGAPANVAVTVSRLGGNASFIGKVGQDAFGDYLTDVLKQNQVDTHHLFRTTEANTALAFVSLQENGEREFSFYRNPSADMLLNKEELNELVFTAADILHFCSVDLIEAPVKYAHLAALEKMQQAGGTIVFDPNVRLNLWPDPEMLKQTIQEFLPYADILKISDDELAFITGMDSEADGIAALLKTEPKLLIFTKGSKGADLYFKGEKTSIEGISVKAVDTTGAGDSFIGSFLYQIAGKDAWEDCTLDEIREMGLFANRVAALVTTRPGGMQSIPTLQEVLRSEG; encoded by the coding sequence ATGCGGAGAGTTTATACTATTGGAGAAATACTGATTGATTTTTTCCCGAGTGAAATCGGGGTGCCCTTGAAGGAGGTTTCCGGTTTCACGAAGCAACCGGGAGGCGCGCCTGCTAATGTTGCGGTGACGGTTAGCCGCCTAGGCGGGAACGCGAGCTTCATCGGTAAAGTGGGTCAGGATGCCTTCGGGGATTATTTGACTGATGTGCTCAAACAGAATCAGGTGGACACCCATCACCTGTTTCGGACCACTGAGGCAAACACGGCGCTGGCGTTTGTGTCGCTCCAGGAAAATGGGGAGCGTGAATTCAGTTTCTACCGCAATCCCAGCGCGGATATGTTGTTGAACAAGGAAGAACTGAATGAGCTTGTTTTCACCGCTGCAGATATCCTGCATTTTTGCTCGGTCGATCTGATCGAAGCACCCGTAAAGTATGCGCATCTTGCCGCTTTGGAAAAAATGCAGCAGGCCGGCGGAACGATCGTTTTCGATCCGAATGTGCGCTTGAATCTCTGGCCGGATCCGGAAATGCTGAAGCAGACGATCCAGGAATTCCTGCCGTATGCCGACATCCTGAAAATCAGCGATGATGAATTGGCCTTCATTACGGGCATGGATTCGGAAGCGGATGGGATAGCAGCATTGCTGAAGACGGAACCGAAACTGCTGATCTTCACCAAAGGCAGCAAGGGAGCGGATCTGTACTTCAAAGGCGAGAAGACCAGCATTGAAGGGATCAGCGTCAAAGCAGTCGATACGACAGGGGCAGGCGACTCATTCATCGGGTCCTTCCTCTATCAGATCGCCGGCAAGGATGCTTGGGAAGACTGCACGTTGGATGAAATCCGCGAGATGGGCCTGTTCGCCAATCGTGTGGCCGCATTGGTGACGACGCGACCGGGCGGCATGCAATCCATACCGACCTTGCAGGAAGTGTTACGTTCGGAAGGATAA
- a CDS encoding MarR family transcriptional regulator has translation MKIDFLKKEIWDLMRTIQVSKDMVMCPVAKDYPITPLQLRILMEVNVSENLSLNRLAKVMDMNNGNVSTLCKKLEQQGYLTRERRADDERFITLKLTHNGQAILQKMEQDIEGKYCLLMEGVSEERLEKIAVGIKELQLLIQEMNEQQRED, from the coding sequence ATGAAAATTGATTTTTTGAAAAAAGAAATCTGGGATTTGATGCGGACCATCCAAGTTTCCAAAGATATGGTCATGTGCCCGGTCGCTAAAGACTATCCCATCACCCCGCTGCAATTGCGGATTTTGATGGAAGTGAATGTGAGTGAAAATCTATCACTCAACCGTTTGGCGAAGGTGATGGATATGAACAACGGCAACGTCTCCACCCTCTGCAAAAAATTGGAACAGCAAGGCTACCTGACGCGGGAACGGCGCGCGGATGATGAACGTTTCATCACGCTGAAACTCACACACAATGGCCAAGCGATCCTTCAGAAAATGGAGCAGGATATCGAAGGCAAATACTGCTTGCTGATGGAAGGCGTGTCCGAGGAACGGCTTGAAAAAATCGCAGTTGGCATCAAGGAACTGCAACTTTTGATACAAGAAATGAACGAACAACAAAGAGAGGATTGA
- a CDS encoding glycoside hydrolase family 32 protein: MNTQSQLAYSADRANQYIAENKGTVNPLYRNRYHASPPVGWMNDPNGFVQFQGAYHLFYQFHPYDAKWGPMHWGHMKSTDLIHWEDLPVALAPDQAYDRFGCFSGSAIERDGKLYLLYTGVTEANEEGVHHQVQCLAVSEDGLHFDKVQQNPVIPVAALPADASQIDFRDPKVFEHEGMYYTVVASKAGDETGQILLYQSADLVEWEFASVFLKGNKEQGIMWECPDFFRLNGKDCLIFSPMQWPQDGDDYQNLNASVLAVGEVDWATKQFHPESYQELDHGLDYYAPQSLEDDKGRRICIGWMQMWGRNFPTDTLGHNWTGSMTIPRELKWEDGKLKQYPIGIEAIADNQGENSPVITMADTKESIPGIAGDCGLLTLKVDTSGLEKLSIHLRENENERTVVYYDKAKNELGIDRSASGIELKGEEAHPPVSRKVVLSGKSDHLELAIYLDSSSVEVFEKNGEVVMTSNVYPTAEAKGISFECSGKAVFEEATFTPFI, translated from the coding sequence GTGAACACTCAAAGTCAATTGGCTTACTCGGCAGATCGTGCCAACCAATATATAGCAGAAAATAAAGGAACAGTGAATCCTCTTTACCGGAATCGCTATCATGCATCACCGCCAGTCGGCTGGATGAACGATCCGAACGGCTTCGTCCAGTTCCAAGGGGCGTATCACCTGTTTTATCAATTCCACCCGTATGATGCGAAATGGGGCCCGATGCACTGGGGCCACATGAAGTCGACGGACTTGATCCATTGGGAAGACTTGCCTGTCGCTTTGGCGCCGGATCAAGCGTATGACCGATTCGGCTGCTTCTCAGGAAGCGCCATCGAACGGGACGGGAAATTGTATCTGCTGTATACAGGCGTAACCGAAGCCAATGAAGAAGGCGTGCATCACCAGGTGCAGTGTCTGGCGGTGTCAGAGGATGGGCTGCACTTCGATAAAGTGCAGCAAAATCCGGTCATCCCGGTTGCGGCTTTGCCGGCAGACGCTTCCCAGATCGATTTCCGGGACCCTAAAGTTTTTGAACACGAAGGCATGTACTACACGGTAGTCGCCTCCAAGGCTGGCGACGAGACAGGGCAAATTTTGCTTTACCAATCTGCTGACTTGGTGGAATGGGAGTTTGCCTCCGTCTTCCTGAAGGGGAACAAAGAGCAAGGGATCATGTGGGAATGCCCGGATTTCTTCCGCTTGAATGGGAAAGATTGCTTGATCTTCTCGCCGATGCAATGGCCACAGGACGGGGACGACTATCAGAATCTGAATGCCTCGGTCTTGGCTGTCGGCGAAGTGGATTGGGCGACGAAACAGTTCCACCCGGAAAGTTATCAGGAATTGGATCACGGTTTGGACTATTATGCTCCTCAAAGCCTGGAGGATGACAAAGGCAGAAGAATCTGTATCGGCTGGATGCAGATGTGGGGAAGAAATTTCCCGACAGATACGCTGGGCCACAACTGGACAGGATCAATGACGATTCCGCGGGAGTTGAAATGGGAAGACGGCAAGTTGAAGCAATATCCGATCGGTATCGAAGCTATTGCCGACAATCAGGGAGAAAACAGCCCGGTGATCACAATGGCGGATACTAAAGAATCAATCCCAGGCATCGCAGGGGACTGCGGATTGCTGACGCTGAAAGTGGATACGTCTGGATTGGAAAAACTGTCCATCCATCTGCGTGAGAACGAGAACGAAAGAACAGTAGTCTACTATGATAAAGCAAAGAATGAATTAGGAATCGATCGATCTGCAAGCGGCATCGAACTGAAAGGGGAGGAAGCACATCCTCCCGTCAGCCGGAAAGTCGTGTTGTCCGGAAAGAGCGATCATCTTGAACTCGCCATTTACCTGGACAGTTCGTCGGTTGAAGTGTTTGAGAAAAATGGTGAAGTAGTCATGACTTCAAACGTATATCCAACCGCGGAAGCAAAAGGCATTTCGTTTGAATGCAGCGGCAAAGCGGTATTTGAGGAAGCGACTTTTACGCCCTTTATCTGA
- a CDS encoding extracellular solute-binding protein, with the protein MRVKYLGTALLSTATVLTLAACGSSGGASSPDYELTNVSFPLKEEVTLKMSTSSSPLAPADPNEKLIFQRLQEQSGVQVEWKNYSSDYIEKRNLDISSGDLPDAMWNAGASDYDLLSWAEDGIIIPLEDLINEHMPNFKKVLDENPEYLAMVTAPDGHIYSLPWIEELGQDKESIHTVNDIPWINVDWLETLGLEMPQTTEELMVVLEAFKTQDPNGNGKADEIPMSFINDGGNEDMKFLFGAFGIGDNDDHLVVNDDGTIDFTADNEEFKNGVTYFNELYNKNLIDVEAFEQDWNAYVAKGKEQLFGVYFSWDKANVSGANDSYEPLPALAGPSGEKHVTRTNGFGFSRDRFVITSANKNLELTAKWADQMYVPIQSVQNNWGTYGDETQQNIFEYVEATDSLKHLPLEGTAPGELRQKTEAGGPLAILDDYYGTVTTMPDDAQWRLDIFKDTYLADVHNQFNYPRVFLSLEQADRIAQIDADLMPFVNRKRAEWIANGKIAEEWDAYLEELNRLGLEEWMQIKQDAYDTYLSNNK; encoded by the coding sequence ATGAGAGTAAAATACCTTGGCACAGCACTATTATCCACAGCAACAGTTTTGACTTTAGCAGCATGCGGTTCTTCCGGCGGGGCCTCTTCCCCCGATTACGAATTGACCAATGTATCGTTCCCTTTGAAGGAAGAAGTAACCTTGAAGATGTCCACTTCCAGTTCGCCATTGGCACCGGCTGATCCGAATGAGAAGTTGATCTTCCAGCGTTTGCAGGAGCAATCGGGCGTGCAAGTCGAATGGAAAAACTATTCTTCGGACTACATTGAAAAACGGAATCTGGACATTTCCAGCGGCGACTTGCCTGATGCCATGTGGAATGCTGGCGCCAGCGACTATGATCTGCTTTCCTGGGCGGAAGACGGCATCATCATTCCCTTGGAAGACCTGATCAATGAACATATGCCGAACTTCAAAAAAGTATTGGACGAAAATCCGGAATATTTGGCCATGGTCACAGCGCCGGACGGCCATATCTACTCTCTGCCATGGATCGAAGAATTGGGTCAGGATAAAGAGTCCATCCATACCGTAAATGATATTCCGTGGATTAATGTGGATTGGTTGGAAACATTGGGCTTGGAGATGCCGCAAACAACGGAAGAATTGATGGTTGTATTGGAAGCATTCAAAACCCAAGACCCGAACGGCAATGGCAAAGCGGATGAAATCCCGATGTCCTTCATCAACGATGGCGGAAATGAAGACATGAAGTTCCTCTTCGGCGCATTTGGCATCGGCGACAACGATGATCACTTGGTAGTCAATGATGACGGCACAATCGACTTTACTGCCGACAACGAAGAATTCAAAAATGGCGTCACTTATTTCAACGAACTGTACAACAAAAACCTGATTGATGTGGAAGCTTTTGAACAGGATTGGAATGCCTACGTAGCGAAAGGGAAAGAGCAACTGTTCGGCGTGTATTTCTCATGGGATAAAGCCAACGTTTCGGGAGCGAATGATTCCTATGAGCCACTGCCTGCATTGGCTGGTCCAAGTGGAGAAAAACATGTTACGCGTACGAACGGCTTCGGATTCAGCCGCGACCGTTTCGTAATCACCAGCGCCAACAAAAATCTGGAGTTGACTGCCAAATGGGCAGATCAGATGTATGTGCCGATCCAATCTGTACAGAATAACTGGGGTACATATGGGGATGAAACGCAACAAAATATCTTTGAATATGTAGAAGCAACTGATTCGTTGAAACACTTGCCTTTGGAAGGCACAGCACCGGGCGAATTGCGTCAAAAAACCGAAGCTGGCGGACCGTTGGCAATTTTGGACGACTACTACGGAACTGTGACGACAATGCCGGATGATGCACAATGGCGTTTGGATATCTTCAAAGACACTTACTTGGCTGATGTTCATAATCAATTCAATTATCCTCGTGTATTCTTGTCATTGGAACAGGCTGACCGGATCGCACAGATCGACGCGGACTTGATGCCGTTCGTCAACAGAAAACGTGCAGAATGGATCGCAAACGGCAAAATTGCCGAAGAGTGGGATGCTTACCTGGAAGAACTGAACCGTCTGGGACTGGAAGAATGGATGCAGATCAAACAAGACGCGTATGATACTTACTTATCAAACAATAAATAA